In one window of Ruminococcus hominis DNA:
- a CDS encoding sigma-70 family RNA polymerase sigma factor produces the protein MMTLPLNKKQKQLVEKSMDLVPIMIHSMTRTATYVTEEEQQELCQIGYLALCRAAVGFEEGRSFQPYAKTIIRHAIFDYWRKIARDRSMLCSLDEASSEDEHLHYRDLFSYEDTQTTHPEKDTNQTLLLEHLTQLGTGQSPTIQKGIVALYLQHQGYTSFELAKHYQVPANRVRAWQSKARKLLQQDDALYALLT, from the coding sequence ATGATGACCTTACCGCTAAATAAAAAGCAAAAACAACTGGTGGAAAAATCCATGGATCTGGTTCCAATCATGATTCATTCCATGACTCGCACCGCTACCTATGTAACTGAGGAAGAACAACAGGAATTATGTCAGATTGGATATCTTGCTTTGTGCCGGGCGGCTGTCGGATTTGAGGAAGGAAGATCATTCCAGCCTTATGCCAAAACTATCATCCGTCATGCCATCTTTGATTACTGGCGGAAAATTGCCCGTGACCGCTCCATGCTCTGTTCTCTGGACGAAGCATCATCTGAAGATGAACATCTCCATTATCGTGATTTGTTTTCCTACGAGGATACACAAACAACTCACCCGGAAAAGGACACAAATCAGACATTGCTTCTTGAGCATTTAACCCAGCTTGGCACCGGACAGTCCCCAACTATTCAGAAGGGAATTGTAGCCCTCTATCTGCAACATCAGGGATATACCAGCTTTGAACTGGCAAAACACTACCAAGTACCAGCCAATCGTGTACGGGCATGGCAGAGCAAAGCACGGAAACTATTACAGCAGGATGATGCACTCTATGCACTTCTGACTTAA
- a CDS encoding DUF3268 family zinc-finger domain-containing protein encodes MKKMKNIRCPYCGGTAILRDASFVYGEQSHGGQVYVCSHYPSCNSYVGVHPGTKIPKGTLANRELRQKRIQAHRIFDQIWQQGILSKPEAYRWVADKFCLTDKQAHIGQFSNYMCDQLIRESADVLKNNHIPFCLRAAS; translated from the coding sequence ATGAAAAAGATGAAAAATATCCGCTGCCCTTACTGCGGCGGAACAGCCATATTAAGAGATGCATCCTTTGTCTACGGAGAGCAGTCTCACGGAGGACAGGTTTACGTCTGCTCCCACTATCCATCCTGCAATTCCTATGTAGGGGTACATCCGGGAACCAAGATACCAAAAGGAACGCTCGCCAACCGGGAGCTTCGTCAAAAGCGGATTCAGGCACATCGAATTTTCGATCAGATCTGGCAACAGGGCATCCTCTCCAAACCGGAAGCATATCGCTGGGTGGCAGATAAGTTCTGTCTGACAGATAAGCAGGCTCACATCGGACAGTTCAGCAACTATATGTGCGACCAGCTCATTCGGGAATCCGCAGATGTTTTAAAGAACAACCATATTCCCTTCTGCCTCCGGGCAGCCAGCTGA
- a CDS encoding cell division protein — protein sequence MLTLYTAVGTLKFQKTTGGKTIPLVINNRQEYGLSDDELLLWSCLAFQILTLHELQDAYTLRQIQKEGPKNLSFQHYLNRLSLHGLVVSGIGLTGVDALYRLLGSLTIIPLEDTFPIRLFGCIQLYLEGSIGAKEFGRYLKKKPSSPMEDTILKLAEKVSLTTAELITSMDQKKVIHNESDIMDELYTEPETTYQTLVDDVQIHHTQYPVLQAIANLYLNKQITFHTC from the coding sequence ATGCTGACACTTTATACTGCTGTCGGAACCTTAAAATTTCAAAAAACGACAGGCGGAAAAACCATTCCTCTTGTAATCAACAATAGACAAGAATATGGTCTATCGGATGACGAACTACTACTTTGGAGCTGTCTTGCTTTTCAGATTCTGACGCTCCATGAACTCCAGGATGCCTATACCCTGCGCCAGATTCAGAAAGAAGGTCCGAAGAACTTATCCTTCCAACACTATCTGAACCGACTTTCCTTACATGGTCTGGTTGTAAGCGGAATTGGATTGACAGGGGTGGATGCCCTATATCGCCTTCTCGGCAGTCTGACCATTATTCCCTTGGAGGATACCTTTCCCATCCGGCTCTTTGGCTGCATTCAGCTTTATCTGGAAGGAAGTATTGGTGCAAAAGAGTTTGGCAGATATTTAAAGAAGAAACCCTCTTCACCGATGGAAGATACCATTCTGAAGCTGGCTGAAAAGGTTTCCCTCACGACCGCTGAGCTTATCACAAGCATGGATCAGAAAAAAGTAATCCACAACGAATCGGATATTATGGATGAGTTATACACAGAACCGGAGACAACTTACCAAACACTTGTGGATGATGTCCAGATTCACCATACCCAGTATCCGGTGCTGCAGGCTATTGCTAATTTGTACCTGAATAAACAAATCACATTTCATACATGTTAA
- a CDS encoding DUF3795 domain-containing protein yields MKGFVRNNQYLSLCGLNCKLCPMNLTGHCSGCGVDNQSCKIAKCSIEHGKIEYCFQCTSFPCDKYAHIDDFDSFITHHNQMNDMEKASQIGIPAYNAEQEEKRKLLDFLLSHYNDGRRKNLFCVAVNLLTIKEIENILQTVKSDKDFQSMGKKEQASVIAKLLQDIAVPKGIELKLRKK; encoded by the coding sequence ATGAAAGGGTTTGTCCGTAACAATCAGTACCTTTCTCTTTGTGGTCTAAATTGTAAATTATGTCCTATGAATTTGACAGGGCATTGTTCCGGTTGCGGCGTTGATAATCAAAGTTGTAAAATCGCAAAGTGTAGTATTGAACATGGGAAAATCGAATATTGCTTTCAGTGTACCAGCTTCCCTTGTGACAAATACGCTCATATAGATGATTTTGATTCTTTTATAACTCATCATAATCAAATGAATGACATGGAAAAAGCCAGCCAGATAGGGATTCCCGCCTATAATGCTGAACAGGAAGAAAAGCGCAAATTATTGGATTTCCTCTTGTCACACTATAATGACGGGCGCAGAAAAAATCTATTCTGTGTTGCAGTCAATCTCTTAACGATTAAAGAAATTGAAAATATCTTGCAAACAGTTAAATCCGATAAGGATTTTCAAAGTATGGGGAAGAAAGAACAGGCTTCTGTTATCGCAAAACTGTTGCAGGATATAGCTGTTCCAAAAGGCATTGAGTTGAAACTTCGGAAAAAATAA
- a CDS encoding VirB4 family type IV secretion system protein has product MEKIANGIVYTTDGRYVKILEIEPINFLLRSAREQQGIIYSFISYLKISPVKLQIKMISKKADINKHLEQSRLELERETDPHCQELQRDYIRFVRNLSSREAVSRRFFLIFEYEPFNANRKEEEREILAALETASQTAKTFLYQCGNEVVTHDNEDEFTTDVLYTLLNRTLCTEVPLPDRISTVLSAYTKENRMEEPDHIRINEFLAPESVDFKHSHYVQINGLYHSYLLVPSDGYKNRVTPGWLSLLVNAGEGIDIDFFLQKQPKDKIQQRLGQQIRINRSKLKDASDTNTDYDDLDSAIRSGYFLKQGLANNEDFYYMNLLITITASTLEELQWRIQEMKKLLISQDMNLHSCYFLQEQGFLSSLPLANLDKKLFKLSKRNVLTSGAASCYPFVSYSICDDNGILFGVNKHNNSLVIADIFDSKQYKNSNICILGCSGAGKTFTMQTMALRMRRKGIQVFIIAPLKGHEFYRAARNVGGEFIQISPASKNCINIMEIRKVDNSVNELLDGPTLDASALAGKIQRLHIFFSLLIPDMSHEEKQLLDEALIKTYAQKGITHKNESLFDLQHPNQYKKMPILEDVYNVLLEGEDTKRLAHILNRLVHGSASSFNQQTNVDLTNKYTVLDISELTGSSDLLTVGMFVALDYVWDKAKENRTEEKAIFVDEVWQLIGASSNRLAAEFVLEIAKIIRAYSGAGIFATQDLNDFFALDDGKYGKGIINNCKTKIILNMEDEEAQRVKTILHLSETEVMNITHFQRGNGLISTNNNNITVEFKASNLEKELITTDRQELLEILAKQKKQAV; this is encoded by the coding sequence GTGGAAAAAATCGCAAACGGGATCGTCTATACCACAGACGGACGGTACGTGAAAATCCTGGAGATTGAACCAATCAACTTCCTGCTTCGAAGTGCCAGAGAACAGCAGGGCATCATTTACAGCTTTATCAGCTACTTAAAGATCAGCCCGGTCAAACTCCAGATCAAGATGATCTCCAAAAAAGCAGACATCAATAAGCATCTGGAGCAGTCCCGGCTGGAGCTGGAGCGGGAAACCGATCCCCACTGTCAGGAACTGCAGCGAGATTACATCCGTTTCGTGCGGAATTTAAGTTCCAGAGAAGCCGTTTCCAGACGGTTCTTCCTGATTTTTGAGTATGAACCCTTCAACGCCAACCGGAAGGAGGAGGAACGGGAAATCCTTGCCGCCCTTGAGACGGCATCCCAGACTGCCAAAACCTTTCTGTACCAGTGCGGGAATGAAGTGGTCACCCATGACAATGAGGATGAATTTACCACAGATGTCCTGTACACACTGTTAAACCGTACCCTTTGTACGGAGGTTCCGCTTCCGGACCGGATCAGCACTGTACTGTCCGCCTATACAAAGGAAAACCGCATGGAGGAACCGGATCACATCCGGATCAACGAGTTTCTCGCACCGGAAAGTGTGGATTTCAAGCACTCCCATTATGTGCAGATCAATGGGCTTTACCATTCCTACCTGCTTGTGCCGTCTGACGGCTACAAAAACCGGGTAACTCCCGGATGGCTGTCACTCCTTGTCAATGCCGGGGAAGGGATTGATATTGATTTCTTTCTCCAGAAACAGCCAAAGGACAAGATTCAGCAGCGTCTCGGTCAGCAGATCCGTATCAACCGTTCCAAATTAAAGGATGCGTCCGATACCAACACTGATTATGACGATCTGGACTCTGCCATCCGCTCCGGATATTTTCTGAAGCAGGGACTTGCCAACAACGAAGATTTCTATTACATGAATCTTCTCATCACCATTACCGCTTCCACGCTGGAAGAACTGCAGTGGCGGATTCAGGAAATGAAAAAGCTCCTGATCTCGCAGGATATGAACTTACACTCCTGCTACTTTTTACAGGAGCAGGGATTTTTATCCTCTCTGCCGCTGGCGAATCTGGATAAGAAACTATTTAAGCTGTCCAAACGGAATGTACTGACCTCCGGAGCGGCAAGCTGTTATCCTTTCGTCAGCTACAGCATCTGCGATGACAACGGTATCCTCTTCGGAGTAAACAAACACAACAATTCCCTCGTCATTGCTGATATTTTTGATTCCAAACAATACAAGAACAGTAATATCTGTATCTTAGGCTGTTCTGGTGCCGGAAAAACCTTCACCATGCAGACTATGGCACTTCGCATGCGCCGAAAAGGAATTCAGGTATTTATCATCGCTCCCCTGAAGGGACATGAATTCTATCGTGCAGCAAGAAATGTTGGCGGAGAATTTATCCAGATTTCCCCTGCCAGCAAAAACTGTATCAACATCATGGAAATCCGAAAGGTGGATAATTCTGTAAATGAACTTTTAGACGGACCGACCCTCGATGCCTCCGCACTGGCTGGCAAGATTCAGCGGCTTCATATCTTTTTCAGCCTGCTGATCCCGGATATGTCCCATGAGGAGAAACAGCTTCTGGATGAGGCACTGATTAAAACTTATGCCCAAAAAGGGATTACACACAAAAATGAATCCCTGTTTGATCTGCAGCATCCAAATCAGTATAAGAAAATGCCGATTTTAGAGGATGTCTATAATGTCCTGCTGGAAGGCGAAGATACGAAGCGTCTGGCGCACATCTTAAACCGGCTGGTTCATGGTTCTGCTTCTTCCTTTAACCAGCAGACCAATGTAGACCTGACCAATAAATATACGGTACTGGATATCTCCGAACTGACCGGTTCCAGCGATCTTTTAACGGTCGGCATGTTCGTTGCCCTGGATTATGTCTGGGATAAAGCGAAGGAAAACCGTACCGAAGAGAAAGCCATCTTTGTCGATGAGGTCTGGCAGCTCATCGGTGCATCCAGCAACCGGCTTGCAGCGGAATTCGTACTGGAGATTGCCAAGATCATCCGGGCTTACTCCGGAGCCGGCATCTTTGCCACACAGGATCTGAACGACTTCTTTGCTCTGGATGACGGGAAGTACGGCAAGGGTATCATCAATAACTGCAAGACCAAGATCATCCTGAACATGGAGGATGAAGAGGCACAGCGGGTGAAGACTATCCTGCATCTATCGGAAACAGAAGTGATGAACATTACCCATTTCCAGCGGGGCAACGGTCTGATCTCAACCAACAACAATAACATCACTGTGGAATTTAAGGCTTCCAATCTGGAAAAGGAGCTGATTACCACAGATCGGCAGGAGCTTCTGGAAATCCTTGCGAAACAGAAGAAACAGGCCGTGTAA
- a CDS encoding transposon-encoded TnpW family protein, translating to MTETKQTSTTKTDRRPDCVTEIRMGNSVLTVSGFFKQGATDTAADKMMKVLEAETAAGHTPPFSA from the coding sequence ATGACAGAAACGAAACAGACAAGCACCACCAAAACAGACCGCCGCCCGGACTGTGTGACGGAAATCCGCATGGGCAACTCCGTCCTTACCGTTTCCGGCTTCTTCAAGCAGGGCGCAACCGACACCGCAGCCGACAAGATGATGAAAGTGCTGGAAGCGGAAACTGCTGCCGGACATACGCCACCGTTCAGCGCATAA
- a CDS encoding recombinase family protein yields the protein MLRQTNQQPITALYPRLSHEDELQGESNSISNQKRILETYAKQNGFSNLRWYTDDGYSGANFQRPGFQAMLADIEAGKVGTVIVKDMSRLGRNYLQVGMYTEMIFPQKGVRFIAINDGVDSAQGDNDFAPLRNIFNEWLVRDTSKKIKAVKRSKGMSGKPITSKPVYGYLMDEDENFIIDEEAAPVVKQIYNLCLAGNGPTKIARMLTEQQIPTPGTLEYRRTGSTRRYHPGYECKWATNTVVHILENREYTGCLVNFKTEKPSYKVKHSVENPPEKQVIFENHHEPIIDTQTWERVQELRKQRKRPNRYDEVGLFSGILFCADCGSVMYQQRYQTDKRKQDCYICGNYKKRTHDCTTHFIRTDLLTAGVLSNLRKVTSYAAKHEARFMKLLIEQNEDGGKRRNAAKKKELEAAEKRIAELSAIFKRLYEDSVTGRISDERFTELLADYEAEQRELKEKAAAIQAELFKAQEATVNAEKFMNVVRRHTSFEELTPTLLREFVEKIVVHECSYDENKTRRQDIEIYYSFVGKVDLPE from the coding sequence ATGTTAAGACAGACCAACCAACAACCAATTACCGCCCTTTACCCAAGACTTTCCCATGAGGACGAGCTGCAAGGCGAGAGCAATTCCATTTCCAATCAGAAGCGTATCCTTGAAACCTATGCAAAGCAGAACGGCTTTTCCAATCTGCGCTGGTACACGGACGACGGTTATTCTGGTGCGAACTTTCAAAGACCCGGTTTCCAAGCCATGCTTGCGGACATTGAAGCCGGAAAAGTCGGGACAGTTATCGTAAAGGATATGTCGAGGTTAGGGCGAAACTACCTGCAAGTGGGAATGTATACGGAAATGATTTTCCCACAGAAAGGTGTCCGCTTCATCGCTATCAATGACGGAGTGGACAGCGCACAGGGCGACAATGATTTTGCCCCGCTGCGGAATATCTTTAACGAATGGCTGGTGAGAGATACGAGCAAGAAAATCAAAGCAGTAAAACGCTCAAAAGGCATGAGTGGCAAGCCCATCACAAGCAAGCCTGTGTATGGTTACCTCATGGACGAGGACGAAAATTTCATTATTGACGAGGAAGCTGCACCCGTAGTCAAGCAGATATACAACCTCTGCCTTGCCGGGAATGGTCCGACCAAGATAGCCCGTATGCTCACAGAGCAGCAGATCCCCACGCCGGGGACGCTGGAATACCGCAGGACGGGCAGCACCCGCCGCTACCACCCCGGCTATGAATGCAAGTGGGCGACCAATACCGTTGTGCATATCCTTGAAAACCGGGAATACACAGGCTGTCTGGTAAATTTCAAGACAGAAAAGCCCTCTTACAAAGTCAAGCACAGCGTAGAAAATCCCCCGGAGAAGCAAGTGATTTTCGAGAACCACCACGAGCCTATCATAGACACCCAGACATGGGAACGGGTGCAGGAACTTCGCAAGCAGCGCAAACGCCCCAACCGCTATGATGAAGTGGGCTTGTTCTCCGGCATACTGTTCTGTGCGGACTGCGGCAGCGTCATGTACCAGCAGCGATACCAGACGGACAAGCGCAAGCAGGACTGTTATATCTGCGGCAACTACAAGAAACGCACCCATGACTGTACGACGCACTTTATCCGCACCGACCTCTTGACCGCTGGTGTACTCTCCAATCTGCGGAAAGTGACAAGCTATGCGGCAAAGCATGAAGCCCGGTTTATGAAGCTCTTGATTGAGCAGAACGAGGACGGGGGCAAACGCAGGAACGCCGCCAAGAAAAAGGAACTGGAAGCCGCCGAGAAACGCATAGCCGAGTTATCCGCTATCTTCAAGCGGCTGTATGAGGACAGCGTGACCGGGCGCATATCAGACGAGCGTTTCACAGAGCTGTTGGCAGACTATGAAGCAGAGCAACGGGAACTGAAAGAAAAAGCCGCCGCTATCCAAGCGGAGCTTTTCAAAGCACAGGAAGCCACCGTGAACGCAGAAAAGTTTATGAATGTTGTCCGGCGGCATACCAGCTTTGAAGAACTTACCCCTACTCTGCTGCGGGAGTTTGTAGAAAAAATCGTTGTGCATGAGTGCAGCTATGACGAGAACAAGACCCGCAGACAGGACATTGAGATTTATTATTCTTTTGTTGGCAAGGTGGACTTGCCCGAATAA
- a CDS encoding DUF5038 domain-containing protein, whose product MNRKKVILSIFLMLFLLLAGLVLPSFWKSQKKEASGNKGREPAKETAETNSDTPMPEYVDFDALKAFFSDSQIASLKEQFPVYLKEYVKKEQTSITFLPGKTSYPTETTVCLMFSLSDQDTLPVTYHTPTGVFLFGEDGVQVSADTTVYEKQTDDFLPSLTSQDIEHLQEGGYPDTSDSPEAPDTESGSASTPSEDAKDTKKEVQP is encoded by the coding sequence ATGAACAGAAAAAAAGTGATTCTATCTATCTTTCTGATGCTGTTTCTGCTGCTTGCCGGACTGGTTCTCCCCAGTTTCTGGAAAAGCCAGAAAAAAGAAGCTTCCGGAAACAAAGGCAGGGAACCGGCAAAGGAAACAGCAGAAACAAATTCCGATACCCCAATGCCGGAATATGTGGATTTTGATGCTTTAAAAGCATTTTTCTCCGACAGCCAGATTGCTTCTCTCAAAGAGCAGTTTCCTGTCTACCTAAAAGAATATGTCAAAAAAGAACAGACAAGCATCACCTTCCTGCCGGGAAAAACCAGCTACCCTACCGAAACAACCGTCTGCCTGATGTTTTCACTTTCCGATCAGGATACGCTTCCGGTTACCTACCACACCCCGACGGGTGTGTTTTTATTTGGAGAAGACGGGGTACAGGTCTCTGCAGATACGACTGTTTACGAAAAGCAGACCGATGATTTCCTGCCGTCCCTGACTTCGCAGGACATCGAACACCTGCAGGAAGGCGGGTATCCGGATACTTCTGACAGCCCGGAAGCTCCGGACACAGAATCCGGCAGTGCCTCCACACCTTCGGAAGATGCGAAAGATACGAAAAAGGAGGTGCAGCCATGA
- a CDS encoding VaFE repeat-containing surface-anchored protein, producing MLQTYKSYTRRTLAMLLAVLVAVGALFSGSFPVHAADGTISYKAGANIPYGSYFTSRMSFDGSNTAYCVEPLKKTPSSGSYSYDLLSQNSPLRKALYYLNGGYGYDKVVKDKYFSGWSDDNSYVIGHLVVAYIYAGNSADTGAFHGAPQSYIDKALEVASAIQGLPNPPEGFRAFIVPGQGSQTIAGSWYQVPNGWIELKKSSANGSVSDGNPNYSLKGAVYGIYQGEKLIQKLTTDENGYARSGELEEGDYTVKELSASKGYIVDTSSHKVTVKAEQTSAAKVTEIPQNNPMDLVLEKLDAETKKASPQGAASLADAEFTVKFYTEQSDSDPAEAGKKPARTWVLKTDVSGKMHFTKDSFVSGDAFYYTSDGKTVCLPLGTITVQESKAPAGYQLNPTVFVQKITGDSKQETVSVYQSSTVEESVIRGGVKIQKRDSETGEAKPQGSATLEGTVFAITTLNENPVLVDGTSYTKDQVVLTLTADKSGSAATAKDALPFGHYRVDETTAPSGYLNSGKISVEFDITEQGKIVELTAKDNSISNQVIRGDLEFVKIADGSQNRLANVPFKITSKTTGESHVIVTDANGYASTSSKWNKHTANTNRGESSEDGIWFGTSKPDDSKGALIYDTYTLAEQRCDSNKGMDLLTFEVKVYKDSVMIQVGTLTDDAIEIGTTALDAETGTHMSQPAKEVTIEDVVEYEGLKKGQKYKLTGTLMDKETGEPILVDEKPVISETEFTAKKSSGSVKVIFTFDATSLKGKTTVVFEELYQDEMQLAVHTDINDEDQTIYFPEIKTTAKDADTNSNISCAKKEITLVDTVSFKGLVPNQKYEVTGTLMDKETKKPVEADGKPVTAKASFKPKESAGTVEVTFTFDASSLKGKTVVVFESLAYKDKEVAVHADIADEGQTIYFPEIKTTATDAASGTHYTKPEKELTLTDLVEYENLIPGKEYKLTGTLMDAETEKPFEVGVKAVTAETSFTPEELGGSVELSFTFDASALSGKTLVAFETLSYEEHEVAVHADIKDANQTIYFPEIKTTAKDGSDGDQDVSASKEATIVDTVTYHGLMPGSEYKVIGTLMNKETGEALLKDGKPVTAQAEFKAEKANGSVEVTFTFDASALAGQDVVVFEKLYYTDGKTEHEIASHEDLKDEGQTVHMTELPKEPETPPVAPPVKTGDETPLLLYAGIAIAALAGASVLGIVYFKRKKKHQ from the coding sequence ATGTTACAGACATACAAATCCTATACCAGACGAACGCTGGCTATGCTGCTGGCAGTCCTTGTCGCAGTCGGCGCATTGTTTTCCGGCAGTTTTCCGGTTCATGCAGCCGACGGCACCATCAGCTATAAGGCAGGTGCCAATATCCCTTACGGCAGCTATTTTACCTCCCGCATGAGCTTTGACGGGAGCAATACTGCCTACTGCGTGGAACCACTGAAGAAAACACCTTCCTCCGGTTCCTATTCCTATGACCTTTTAAGCCAGAACTCCCCGCTCAGAAAAGCGCTCTACTACTTAAACGGCGGCTACGGCTACGATAAAGTCGTCAAGGATAAATATTTCAGCGGCTGGAGTGATGATAACAGCTATGTCATCGGACATCTGGTTGTCGCTTACATCTATGCCGGTAATTCCGCTGACACCGGAGCTTTCCATGGCGCCCCACAGTCCTATATTGATAAAGCACTGGAAGTAGCCAGTGCCATTCAGGGACTTCCGAACCCGCCGGAAGGCTTCCGGGCATTCATCGTTCCGGGACAGGGCAGCCAGACCATTGCCGGAAGCTGGTATCAGGTTCCAAACGGCTGGATCGAACTGAAAAAATCTTCTGCCAACGGAAGCGTATCGGACGGGAATCCGAATTACAGCTTAAAGGGTGCTGTGTATGGGATCTATCAGGGTGAGAAGCTCATCCAGAAACTGACCACCGATGAAAACGGGTATGCTAGATCCGGCGAACTGGAGGAAGGCGACTACACTGTAAAAGAACTCTCTGCTTCCAAAGGCTATATTGTGGATACTTCCTCTCATAAAGTTACGGTAAAAGCAGAACAGACTTCTGCTGCAAAGGTAACTGAGATCCCGCAGAATAATCCCATGGATCTGGTGCTTGAAAAGCTGGATGCCGAAACAAAGAAAGCCTCCCCACAGGGAGCAGCTTCCCTTGCAGACGCAGAATTTACAGTCAAGTTCTATACCGAGCAGTCTGACAGTGATCCTGCGGAAGCTGGAAAGAAACCGGCACGTACCTGGGTATTAAAAACAGATGTTTCCGGAAAGATGCATTTTACCAAAGATTCCTTTGTAAGCGGCGATGCCTTTTACTATACCAGTGATGGCAAGACCGTCTGTCTTCCGCTCGGTACCATAACTGTACAGGAAAGCAAAGCCCCTGCCGGATACCAGCTCAATCCAACTGTCTTCGTACAGAAAATTACAGGTGACAGTAAGCAGGAAACGGTTTCGGTATACCAGTCTTCTACCGTAGAAGAATCTGTCATCCGTGGCGGAGTGAAGATCCAGAAACGTGACAGCGAGACCGGAGAAGCAAAACCGCAGGGTTCTGCCACATTGGAAGGTACTGTCTTTGCGATCACTACGTTAAATGAAAATCCGGTATTAGTAGACGGAACATCCTACACGAAAGATCAGGTTGTCCTTACACTTACTGCCGATAAATCCGGTTCTGCTGCAACTGCAAAAGATGCTCTCCCATTCGGACATTACCGTGTGGATGAAACAACTGCACCTTCTGGTTATCTGAACAGCGGAAAGATCTCTGTAGAATTTGACATCACAGAACAGGGAAAAATCGTGGAACTGACTGCAAAAGACAATTCCATCTCCAATCAGGTCATCCGCGGGGATCTGGAATTTGTCAAGATTGCTGACGGCAGCCAGAACCGTCTGGCAAATGTGCCATTTAAGATCACTTCCAAAACAACAGGCGAAAGCCATGTGATTGTGACAGATGCCAACGGTTATGCCAGCACTTCCTCCAAATGGAACAAACATACCGCAAATACCAACCGGGGTGAGTCTTCGGAAGACGGCATCTGGTTCGGCACCTCCAAACCGGATGATTCCAAAGGTGCTCTCATTTACGATACTTACACTCTGGCGGAACAGCGTTGTGATTCCAACAAAGGCATGGATCTTTTAACCTTTGAAGTCAAGGTTTATAAGGATTCTGTTATGATACAGGTTGGAACTCTGACCGATGATGCCATTGAGATCGGCACGACTGCTCTGGATGCCGAGACCGGTACACACATGAGCCAGCCGGCAAAAGAAGTGACCATTGAAGATGTTGTGGAATACGAAGGACTGAAAAAGGGCCAGAAATACAAACTGACCGGAACCTTAATGGATAAAGAAACCGGGGAACCAATCCTTGTGGATGAAAAACCGGTGATTTCTGAAACTGAATTTACTGCAAAGAAATCCTCCGGCTCCGTCAAAGTAATCTTTACCTTTGATGCAACTTCCTTAAAGGGCAAAACAACCGTTGTCTTCGAGGAATTATATCAGGATGAGATGCAGCTTGCAGTCCATACCGACATCAACGATGAAGACCAGACCATCTATTTCCCGGAAATCAAGACTACTGCGAAAGATGCGGACACGAACTCCAATATTTCCTGTGCAAAGAAAGAAATCACGCTGGTGGATACGGTTTCCTTTAAGGGGCTGGTTCCTAACCAGAAATATGAAGTGACCGGAACTCTGATGGATAAAGAAACAAAGAAACCAGTCGAAGCAGACGGAAAACCGGTGACAGCAAAAGCATCCTTCAAGCCAAAAGAATCCGCTGGTACGGTAGAGGTTACCTTTACCTTTGATGCTAGCTCCTTAAAAGGGAAAACGGTAGTTGTCTTTGAATCCCTGGCTTACAAAGACAAGGAAGTTGCCGTACACGCAGACATTGCGGATGAAGGACAGACTATTTACTTCCCGGAAATCAAAACCACTGCAACAGATGCTGCTTCCGGCACACACTATACAAAACCGGAAAAGGAACTGACGCTTACGGATCTGGTGGAATACGAAAACCTGATCCCAGGCAAAGAGTACAAACTGACAGGCACACTCATGGATGCGGAAACCGAAAAACCGTTCGAGGTGGGCGTAAAGGCTGTGACAGCGGAAACAAGCTTCACGCCGGAAGAACTAGGTGGAAGTGTCGAGCTTTCCTTTACCTTTGATGCCTCTGCTCTCTCCGGCAAAACACTCGTTGCCTTTGAAACACTTAGCTATGAAGAACACGAAGTAGCGGTACATGCGGACATCAAGGATGCCAACCAGACCATCTACTTCCCGGAAATCAAAACCACAGCCAAAGACGGCAGTGACGGGGATCAGGATGTCTCTGCTTCCAAGGAAGCGACTATCGTAGATACGGTCACTTATCATGGTCTGATGCCTGGATCTGAGTACAAAGTCATCGGAACCCTGATGAATAAGGAAACCGGAGAGGCTTTGTTAAAAGACGGAAAACCAGTTACCGCTCAGGCAGAATTTAAAGCAGAAAAAGCCAACGGCTCTGTGGAAGTTACCTTTACCTTCGACGCTTCTGCTCTTGCAGGACAGGATGTGGTTGTCTTTGAAAAGCTCTACTATACAGACGGAAAAACCGAGCATGAGATTGCTTCCCATGAGGATCTGAAGGATGAAGGTCAGACCGTACACATGACAGAGCTTCCGAAAGAACCGGAGACGCCTCCGGTAGCTCCGCCTGTAAAGACCGGCGATGAGACGCCGCTTCTCCTGTATGCCGGAATCGCCATAGCTGCACTTGCAGGTGCAAGTGTCCTGGGCATCGTTTACTTCAAACGCAAAAAGAAACATCAGTAA